Proteins encoded in a region of the Heterodontus francisci isolate sHetFra1 chromosome 19, sHetFra1.hap1, whole genome shotgun sequence genome:
- the wnt5a gene encoding protein Wnt-5a isoform X1, producing the protein MGSGGETVQGAVYSALKSAMAWRYLLVTATLLSGCKQVLVEASSWWSLAMNPIQIPEVYIIGAQPLCSQLAGLSQGQKKLCQLYRDHMQYIGEGAKTGIKECQHQFRHRRWNCSTVDNTSVFGRVMQIGSRETAFTYGISAAGVVHAISRACREGELATCGCSRAARPKDLPRDWLWGGCGDNVEYGYRFAKEFVDAREREKIYQKGTYDSARTFMNLHNNEAGRRMVYNLADVACKCHGVSGSCSLKTCWLQLADFRKVGDALKEKYDSATAMKLNSRGKLVQVNSRFNPPTTQDLVYVDQSPDYCVRNESTGSLGTQGRLCNKTSEGMDGCALMCCGRGYDQFKTVRTERCHCKFHWCCYVKCKKCTEVVDQFVCK; encoded by the exons AGTGGAGGAGAGACAGTGCAAGGAGCGGTGTACTCAGCTTTGAAAAGTGCCATGGCCTGGAGGTACCTGCTGGTTACTGCCACTCTCTTATCGGGCTGTAAACAGGTCCTAGTAGAAGCAAGTTCGTGGTG GTCTTTAGCCATGAATCCCATTCAAATACCAGAGGTGTACATTATAGGAGCCCAGCCTTTGTGTAGCCAGCTGGCTGGGCTTTCTCAAGGCCAGAAGAAGCTTTGCCAGTTGTACCGGGATCACATGCAGTATATTGGAGAGGGTGCGAAAACTGGCATTAAGGAATGTCAACATCAATTCAGACACCGGCGGTGGAATTGCAGCACTGTTGATAACACATCTGTCTTCGGCAGGGTCATGCAGATAG GAAGTCGAGAGACTGCATTCACCTATGGGATCTCTGCTGCTGGAGTGGTGCATGCTATCAGCCGTGCTTGTCGTGAAGGGGAGCTGGCCACATGTGGCTGCAGTCGTGCTGCACGGCCCAAGGATTTACCACGTGACTGGCTATGGGGTGGCTGTGGAGATAATGTGGAGTATGGCTACAGGTTTGCAAAAGAGTTTGTGGATGCCAGGGAGAGGGAGAAGATCTATCAGAAAGGAACGTATGATAGTGCCAGGACATTCATGAATCTGCATAACAACGAGGCTGGAAGAAGG ATGGTGTATAACCTGGCGGATGTGGCCTGTAAATGTCACGGTGTGTCGGGCTCTTGCAGCCTGAAGACTTGCTGGTTACAGCTGGCCGATTTCCGCAAGGTCGGGGATGCATTGAAGGAGAAATACGACAGCGCGACCGCCATGAAGCTGAACAGCCGCGGTAAACTGGTGCAGGTCAACAGCCGCTTCAACCCGCCCACCACCCAGGACCTGGTCTACGTCGACCAGAGCCCTGACTACTGCGTCCGGAACGAAAGCACCGGCTCCCTGGGCACCCAAGGCCGCCTGTGCAACAAGACCTCGGAGGGGATGGATGGCTGTGCGCTCATGTGCTGCGGCCGGGGCTACGACCAGTTCAAGACGGTCCGCACCGAGCGCTGTCACTGCAAATTCCACTGGTGCTGCTACGTCAAGTGCAAAAAGTGCACGGAGGTGGTCGATCAGTTCGTCTGCaaataa
- the wnt5a gene encoding protein Wnt-5a isoform X2 → MAWRYLLVTATLLSGCKQVLVEASSWWSLAMNPIQIPEVYIIGAQPLCSQLAGLSQGQKKLCQLYRDHMQYIGEGAKTGIKECQHQFRHRRWNCSTVDNTSVFGRVMQIGSRETAFTYGISAAGVVHAISRACREGELATCGCSRAARPKDLPRDWLWGGCGDNVEYGYRFAKEFVDAREREKIYQKGTYDSARTFMNLHNNEAGRRMVYNLADVACKCHGVSGSCSLKTCWLQLADFRKVGDALKEKYDSATAMKLNSRGKLVQVNSRFNPPTTQDLVYVDQSPDYCVRNESTGSLGTQGRLCNKTSEGMDGCALMCCGRGYDQFKTVRTERCHCKFHWCCYVKCKKCTEVVDQFVCK, encoded by the exons ATGGCCTGGAGGTACCTGCTGGTTACTGCCACTCTCTTATCGGGCTGTAAACAGGTCCTAGTAGAAGCAAGTTCGTGGTG GTCTTTAGCCATGAATCCCATTCAAATACCAGAGGTGTACATTATAGGAGCCCAGCCTTTGTGTAGCCAGCTGGCTGGGCTTTCTCAAGGCCAGAAGAAGCTTTGCCAGTTGTACCGGGATCACATGCAGTATATTGGAGAGGGTGCGAAAACTGGCATTAAGGAATGTCAACATCAATTCAGACACCGGCGGTGGAATTGCAGCACTGTTGATAACACATCTGTCTTCGGCAGGGTCATGCAGATAG GAAGTCGAGAGACTGCATTCACCTATGGGATCTCTGCTGCTGGAGTGGTGCATGCTATCAGCCGTGCTTGTCGTGAAGGGGAGCTGGCCACATGTGGCTGCAGTCGTGCTGCACGGCCCAAGGATTTACCACGTGACTGGCTATGGGGTGGCTGTGGAGATAATGTGGAGTATGGCTACAGGTTTGCAAAAGAGTTTGTGGATGCCAGGGAGAGGGAGAAGATCTATCAGAAAGGAACGTATGATAGTGCCAGGACATTCATGAATCTGCATAACAACGAGGCTGGAAGAAGG ATGGTGTATAACCTGGCGGATGTGGCCTGTAAATGTCACGGTGTGTCGGGCTCTTGCAGCCTGAAGACTTGCTGGTTACAGCTGGCCGATTTCCGCAAGGTCGGGGATGCATTGAAGGAGAAATACGACAGCGCGACCGCCATGAAGCTGAACAGCCGCGGTAAACTGGTGCAGGTCAACAGCCGCTTCAACCCGCCCACCACCCAGGACCTGGTCTACGTCGACCAGAGCCCTGACTACTGCGTCCGGAACGAAAGCACCGGCTCCCTGGGCACCCAAGGCCGCCTGTGCAACAAGACCTCGGAGGGGATGGATGGCTGTGCGCTCATGTGCTGCGGCCGGGGCTACGACCAGTTCAAGACGGTCCGCACCGAGCGCTGTCACTGCAAATTCCACTGGTGCTGCTACGTCAAGTGCAAAAAGTGCACGGAGGTGGTCGATCAGTTCGTCTGCaaataa